In Streptomyces nodosus, one DNA window encodes the following:
- a CDS encoding metallophosphoesterase, whose protein sequence is MVVVFVLVALAVLAAFAALHWFAWRRLVRDTTRGPGPARRLGTVVLVAGPLLMVAALVAERAGAPFWLQRVLGWPGFLWMALSLYLLLALAAGELVRPLVRRLVERRAPVAEPAPSPLPLPVAAGPVPAEERTAEPVPEAPAGDPGTGHPSRRLFVSRAVGGAVAAAAVGTVGYGTYGVLRGPAVKRVTVPLARLPRAAHGFRIAVVSDIHLGPVLGRGFAQRVVDTINSTQPDLIAVVGDLVDGSVKDLGPAAAPLSQLRARHGSFFVTGNHEYFSGAEQWVEEVRRLGLRPLENARTELPAFDLAGVNDLAGESEGEGPDFAKALGDRDPARAVVLLAHQPLQIHEAVEHRVDLQLSGHTHGGQLWPGNLVAAAANPTVAGLDRYGDTQLYVSRGAGAWGPPTRVGAPSDITVIELASRRA, encoded by the coding sequence GTGGTCGTCGTCTTCGTGCTGGTCGCTCTGGCCGTGCTGGCCGCGTTCGCGGCGCTGCACTGGTTCGCGTGGCGCCGGCTGGTCCGTGACACCACCCGTGGGCCGGGCCCGGCCCGCCGCCTCGGCACGGTGGTGCTGGTCGCCGGTCCGCTGCTGATGGTCGCGGCCCTGGTCGCCGAGCGTGCGGGGGCGCCCTTCTGGCTCCAGCGCGTCCTGGGCTGGCCGGGCTTCCTCTGGATGGCACTGTCGCTCTATCTGCTGCTGGCACTGGCCGCGGGGGAACTGGTCCGTCCGCTGGTGCGGCGCCTGGTGGAACGCCGTGCGCCCGTGGCGGAGCCGGCGCCGAGCCCGCTCCCGCTCCCGGTGGCGGCGGGGCCGGTGCCCGCCGAGGAGAGGACCGCGGAGCCGGTGCCGGAGGCGCCCGCCGGGGACCCGGGCACCGGACACCCCTCCCGCCGGCTCTTCGTCTCCCGGGCCGTCGGCGGTGCGGTGGCCGCCGCCGCCGTCGGCACGGTGGGCTACGGCACCTACGGCGTCCTGCGGGGACCCGCCGTGAAACGCGTCACGGTCCCGCTGGCCAGGCTGCCGCGCGCGGCGCACGGGTTCCGGATCGCGGTCGTGAGCGACATCCATCTCGGCCCGGTGCTCGGCCGCGGCTTCGCCCAGCGGGTGGTGGACACCATCAACTCCACCCAGCCGGACCTCATCGCGGTCGTCGGCGACCTGGTCGACGGCAGCGTGAAGGACCTGGGCCCCGCGGCGGCACCGCTGTCGCAGCTGAGGGCACGCCACGGCAGCTTCTTCGTCACCGGCAACCACGAGTACTTCTCCGGCGCCGAGCAGTGGGTCGAGGAGGTGCGCCGGCTCGGTCTGCGGCCGCTGGAGAACGCCCGCACCGAACTGCCCGCGTTCGACCTGGCAGGCGTCAACGACCTGGCGGGGGAGAGCGAGGGCGAGGGCCCCGACTTCGCCAAGGCGCTCGGCGACCGGGACCCCGCACGCGCCGTGGTCCTGCTGGCCCATCAGCCGCTCCAGATCCACGAGGCCGTCGAGCACCGGGTGGACCTCCAGCTCTCCGGCCACACCCACGGCGGCCAGCTCTGGCCGGGGAACCTCGTCGCCGCCGCGGCCAACCCGACCGTCGCGGGCCTGGACCGCTACGGAGACACCCAGCTGTATGTGTCCCGCGGCGCGGGGGCCTGGGGTCCCCCCACCCGGGTGGGAGCCCCGAGCGACATCACCGTGATCGAACTGGCGTCGCGCCGGGCATGA
- a CDS encoding ABC transporter substrate-binding protein: MRSIRTRILVTVLVLVGVGVGGWQLLPAKEDTGKTIAVGTTNAVTSLDPAGAYDAGSWELFSNVFQSLLTFEAGGVEPVPDAAKSCEFVGTNLRTYRCTLREGLTFSSGREMTAEDVKFSFDRIKRINSDVGPASLLSTLRSVDADGLTATFHLSSPDAIFPYKLATGAGSIVDHAVYAQDKLRTDNGADGSGPYTLTGYKKDKEAGLAPNERYRGDIKGTGRPIVLRYYSDPVSLEKAWKAKQVDVATRQLPPAVLAGFSPSDPNYRLSEANSAEIRNLVLNTTARSPLHDSRVRQAVATLINREQLVSKVYEGTTDPLYSLIPAGITGHTTSFFDAYTTGDTKKARALLTEAGVQVPVRFTYGYAEGRGAAAEEAAELKRQLEASGLFTVDTKGYEWTDFQKRYTSGRLDAYAVGWVADYPDPDTFSAPLVGTGNSMKNGYSSKDVDRLILDSERYSARTDDVGADFRQVQRIVAEDVPLIPLWQRKEYVVSSVDVGGGQYLSDGTGVFRLWRLGWI, from the coding sequence TTGCGATCGATTCGCACGCGGATTCTCGTGACCGTGCTGGTACTGGTCGGAGTGGGAGTGGGCGGGTGGCAGCTGCTGCCGGCCAAGGAGGACACCGGCAAGACCATCGCGGTCGGGACGACGAACGCCGTCACCTCGCTGGACCCGGCCGGGGCCTATGACGCCGGCTCCTGGGAGCTGTTCAGCAATGTCTTCCAGTCGCTGCTGACCTTCGAGGCCGGCGGCGTCGAACCCGTGCCCGACGCCGCCAAGAGCTGTGAGTTCGTCGGGACGAACCTGCGCACCTATCGCTGCACCCTCCGCGAGGGACTCACCTTCTCCAGCGGACGCGAGATGACCGCCGAGGACGTCAAGTTCTCCTTCGACCGGATCAAGCGCATCAACTCCGACGTCGGCCCCGCCTCTCTGCTCAGCACGCTCCGCTCGGTCGACGCCGACGGGCTGACGGCCACGTTCCATCTGTCCTCGCCCGACGCGATCTTCCCGTACAAGCTCGCCACCGGCGCCGGATCGATCGTCGACCACGCCGTGTACGCGCAGGACAAGCTGCGCACCGACAACGGGGCCGACGGCAGCGGGCCGTACACCCTGACCGGGTACAAGAAGGACAAGGAGGCCGGCCTGGCGCCGAACGAGCGCTACCGGGGCGACATCAAGGGCACCGGGCGGCCCATCGTGCTGCGCTACTACAGCGACCCGGTCTCCCTGGAGAAGGCGTGGAAGGCCAAGCAGGTCGACGTCGCCACCCGCCAGCTGCCCCCGGCCGTGCTCGCCGGCTTCTCGCCGAGCGACCCCAATTATCGCCTCAGCGAGGCCAACAGCGCCGAGATCCGCAACCTGGTCCTCAACACCACCGCCCGCTCACCGCTGCACGACTCCCGCGTCCGCCAGGCCGTCGCCACACTGATCAACCGCGAGCAACTCGTCAGCAAGGTGTACGAGGGCACCACCGACCCGCTGTACTCGCTCATCCCGGCCGGCATCACCGGTCACACCACCTCCTTCTTCGACGCCTACACCACGGGCGACACCAAGAAGGCCCGCGCCCTGCTGACCGAGGCCGGTGTGCAGGTACCCGTCCGCTTCACCTACGGCTACGCCGAGGGCCGCGGTGCCGCCGCCGAGGAGGCCGCAGAGCTGAAGCGGCAGCTGGAGGCGAGCGGGCTGTTCACCGTGGACACCAAGGGATACGAGTGGACCGACTTCCAGAAGCGGTACACCAGCGGCCGACTGGACGCGTACGCGGTCGGCTGGGTCGCCGACTACCCCGACCCGGACACCTTCAGCGCTCCGCTCGTCGGCACCGGCAACAGCATGAAGAACGGCTACAGCAGCAAGGACGTGGACCGGCTGATCCTGGACAGCGAGCGCTACTCGGCTCGCACCGACGACGTCGGCGCCGACTTCCGGCAGGTGCAGAGGATCGTGGCCGAGGACGTCCCGCTGATTCCCCTGTGGCAGCGCAAGGAGTACGTGGTCAGCAGCGTGGACGTCGGCGGAGGACAGTATCTGTCGGACGGTACGGGCGTCTTCCGCCTCTGGCGGCTCGGCTGGATCTGA